A part of Microbacterium terregens genomic DNA contains:
- a CDS encoding LysM peptidoglycan-binding domain-containing protein yields the protein MPITNTASDTSSLVHAAIDVHEPGQTPGKVGALLTTIEFQLNPKEVTIAKSAKWESKNQKKAASAPPATYQGPDPQKMSVEMYFDETRQRDGSVVKNVEALFEACTPTSASKDGNKPSAPWVKFKWGVLTGFVGYIKSVSAKYTLFSPDGKPLRAVCTVALEELANEPKKQNPTSGGLQPRHAHTLREGDSLAAIAYREYGDPSHWRTLAEVNGIDDPLRLRPGHIVLIPTLEELSQTDGRETVRREVVRARLH from the coding sequence CCGGGGCAGACTCCGGGAAAGGTCGGTGCGCTGCTCACCACGATCGAATTCCAGCTGAACCCGAAAGAGGTGACGATCGCGAAGTCGGCGAAGTGGGAGAGCAAGAACCAGAAGAAGGCGGCGTCGGCCCCACCCGCCACCTACCAGGGCCCCGACCCGCAGAAGATGAGCGTCGAGATGTACTTCGACGAGACGCGCCAGCGCGACGGCAGTGTCGTGAAGAACGTCGAAGCGCTGTTCGAGGCGTGCACTCCGACCAGCGCCTCGAAGGACGGGAACAAGCCGTCGGCGCCGTGGGTGAAGTTCAAGTGGGGAGTGCTGACGGGGTTCGTCGGCTACATCAAGAGCGTCTCGGCGAAGTACACGCTGTTCTCGCCCGACGGCAAGCCGCTTCGGGCAGTGTGCACGGTGGCGCTCGAGGAGCTCGCCAACGAACCCAAGAAGCAGAACCCGACGTCCGGCGGCCTCCAGCCGCGTCACGCGCACACCCTCCGCGAGGGCGACTCGCTGGCGGCCATCGCCTACCGCGAGTACGGCGATCCGTCCCACTGGCGCACGCTCGCAGAGGTCAACGGCATCGACGACCCGCTGCGCCTGCGTCCGGGCCACATCGTCCTCATTCCGACGCTCGAGGAGCTTTCGCAGACCGACGGTCGCGAGACCGTCCGGCGGGAGGTCGTCCGTGCCCGCCTCCACTGA